The Poriferisphaera corsica DNA segment GGCGATCTTCGCTTCGGCTTTATTGAGAATGCCTTTACAGTGCTTGATAAGACCCATGCCAGCCTCATACTGGTCGAGAGCTTGTTCGAGGCCGATCTGGCCCGATTCGACTTGATCGATGATAGATTCAAGTTGCTGGATTGCGTCTTCGAATTTCATGTTTTTTGAAGGTTGTTTCTTGGCCATGGTTTTATTTTATCTAATTAGAGGTTGCTTGTGCTGTTTGGGGCTGACGATTTTTTGTTAAACAGATTAGAAAAGCAAACCCTCATCGGCGTTGGGCTTAGGGTTGCTTTTCGTTTTAGAGGCTTTCGTTTTGCGCGTTGATGAAGTAGTTGTTTTGGGAGTTGGCTTTGTGCCCTGCCCTGCGGGGGTATTTTTATCGTTGACAGTGGAATCGATCGTACCGTCAGCGAGATGGGTGATGAGAGGATCGCCTGGAGAGACATCTTTGGGTGAGCGGATGAGCTTGCCAGTATTGGTTGTGGTGTAGGAGAAACCACGTTCGAGGACGGCATTTGGGCCAACAGCGCCGAGCTGCTTTTCGAGGGCAGTAAGCTTGGCTTTGGCGCGGGCGAGGTCATTGGGGAGTGTGGTGGTAAGACGTTGCGTGAGGATATTGAGCTTATTTTGATGTTGAGAAATTTTCTGTTGCGACAAATTGCGTAGCTGAAGTTCGGACTGTCGAAGCTTCTGAGATTCAGAGGCAAGACGGTTTTTGAGCATCGGCAGCAGGCGGGCTTGGAGGTGATCAAGTTGGAGCGATTGCTCACGAACCAGCGCGGTTGGCGAACGGAATAGTGGGTGACGAACAACATGACGAAGGCGATCGGCGTTGTGACGAGCGATGCGTTCGACGAGAAGCTTGAGTCGAGATTCGAGTTGCAATGCTTGTTGCCAAAGTGCGCGGGCATCGGGGACAAGCGTCATCGCGGCTTGGGTGGGTGTGGCGCAGCGATGATCGGCAACAAGTTCGGCAATGGTCGTATCGGTTTCGTGGCCAATGGCGGCAACAACGGGGACGTTACATGCGAACAGCGCGTCGGCGACAATACGCTCGTTGAATGCCCAAAGATCTTCGATGCTGCCACCACCTCGCGTGAGGATGATGGCGTCGATGTTAAGCGAGCGATAGTCAGCAGAGATTTTGCGGATAGCGCGGGCGATTTCTGGGGCAGCTGGCTCCCCTTGCACTCGGACATCGGCGAGTAGAAGTTTGCATGCCGGCCAACGACGATGCGTGGTGTTAATGACATCTTGAAGAGCAGCTGCTGCGCGGGAAGTCACAACAGCGATGCGGCGAGGCATGGCGGGGAGTTGTTTTTTACGTGTAGGGTCGAAATAACCGAGAGTGCGCAGCTCTTCCATACGGGCTCGGAGTTCGAGTTCGAGATTGCCGAGGCCGACGGGTTCGAGCTTTTCGACATAGATCTGAACGGAGCCTTGCGCATCGTAATAGTCGACTCGTCCGGTTGCGACGACTTGGAGGCCATCTTTAACGGGGAAATTGATGCGGCGAGCATTGGAAGCGAAACAGACACAGCGGATCGCAGCCCCTTTATCTTTCAATGAGAAAAACCAGTGCTGGCG contains these protein-coding regions:
- a CDS encoding exodeoxyribonuclease VII small subunit; translation: MAKKQPSKNMKFEDAIQQLESIIDQVESGQIGLEQALDQYEAGMGLIKHCKGILNKAEAKIAKLTEDPSGKLAVEGESTSAEIEEEHEDYE
- the xseA gene encoding exodeoxyribonuclease VII large subunit: MNQLPFNENEVNDGLWGKQPNGGQRSRKPQTAAKPAPSASKRSSPSSSPPSSSASAADDALTVTQVSSQIKSALTNHFPAKIRIIGEISNLSNRQHWFFSLKDKGAAIRCVCFASNARRINFPVKDGLQVVATGRVDYYDAQGSVQIYVEKLEPVGLGNLELELRARMEELRTLGYFDPTRKKQLPAMPRRIAVVTSRAAAALQDVINTTHRRWPACKLLLADVRVQGEPAAPEIARAIRKISADYRSLNIDAIILTRGGGSIEDLWAFNERIVADALFACNVPVVAAIGHETDTTIAELVADHRCATPTQAAMTLVPDARALWQQALQLESRLKLLVERIARHNADRLRHVVRHPLFRSPTALVREQSLQLDHLQARLLPMLKNRLASESQKLRQSELQLRNLSQQKISQHQNKLNILTQRLTTTLPNDLARAKAKLTALEKQLGAVGPNAVLERGFSYTTTNTGKLIRSPKDVSPGDPLITHLADGTIDSTVNDKNTPAGQGTKPTPKTTTSSTRKTKASKTKSNPKPNADEGLLF